From Alteromonas australica, one genomic window encodes:
- a CDS encoding GFA family protein, whose translation MNLSGECFCGEIKYEINGKLLDARSCHCSRCRKAFSSQASAYALVDPSEFQWVSGAEFLTSYVGEHGFGLQFCKKCGSTLCGVYQDEVHGVTLGCLNEDPEIEIGRHIFVGSKASWEVIPEGVPQYEEHPPENA comes from the coding sequence ATGAACTTAAGCGGTGAGTGTTTTTGTGGTGAAATTAAATACGAAATAAACGGTAAACTTCTTGATGCTAGATCATGCCACTGTTCTCGCTGTAGGAAAGCTTTTAGTTCTCAAGCATCAGCATACGCGCTCGTAGATCCCTCTGAATTTCAATGGGTTTCTGGTGCGGAGTTTTTGACTTCTTATGTTGGTGAACACGGTTTCGGTTTACAGTTTTGCAAGAAATGTGGTTCTACTTTATGTGGTGTTTACCAAGATGAAGTTCACGGAGTAACGTTGGGTTGTCTTAACGAAGACCCAGAAATAGAAATTGGACGCCACATTTTTGTGGGCTCCAAAGCAAGTTGGGAAGTAATTCCAGAGGGCGTTCCACAATATGAGGAGCATCCACCTGAAAATGCATAA
- a CDS encoding alpha/beta fold hydrolase, translating to MFHKLLSICLILLSHGVSADELIPTKSGMYDVGGFSLYLECYENDKPKLILEQGFGRSGSDGVWLNNIKELKGHYSICLYDRSGLGKSEKGPVPFTINDNAKRLRALLSAANIHPPYYFAGGSYASYIITAYNNLYPDEVLGAVFIAPPTLGYFYTMGTRWPQGFETDNEALKRYMEFEQSVLNPMFERVPENVDHMKSYQQLSGSNDFDAKPIIVIRSKQTEEPYDPPFVPNVIAEKMESLEQGAEDYFNSLSADVEIIYSELEKHHLHISDPELVVSKIQALAK from the coding sequence ATGTTTCACAAATTATTATCTATATGTCTAATACTGCTTAGCCATGGGGTCTCGGCCGATGAACTGATCCCAACCAAATCTGGAATGTACGATGTCGGAGGCTTTAGTCTCTATTTGGAATGCTATGAAAACGACAAACCAAAATTAATACTTGAACAAGGGTTCGGTCGTTCTGGCTCTGATGGGGTCTGGTTGAATAATATTAAAGAACTCAAAGGCCACTATAGTATCTGTCTGTATGATCGTTCTGGTTTGGGTAAAAGCGAAAAAGGGCCAGTTCCTTTTACCATTAACGATAACGCTAAACGCCTTCGTGCTCTTTTATCTGCTGCAAACATACATCCGCCATACTATTTTGCCGGAGGCTCTTACGCCTCGTATATTATTACTGCTTACAATAACCTTTACCCAGATGAAGTATTGGGTGCTGTGTTTATCGCTCCTCCTACTCTTGGGTACTTTTACACAATGGGAACTCGTTGGCCTCAAGGTTTTGAAACCGATAACGAAGCGTTGAAACGTTATATGGAATTTGAACAAAGTGTTTTAAACCCAATGTTCGAACGTGTGCCGGAAAATGTCGATCATATGAAAAGCTACCAACAACTATCAGGCTCCAATGATTTTGACGCTAAGCCCATTATCGTCATTCGCTCAAAACAAACTGAAGAGCCCTACGATCCTCCTTTTGTTCCTAACGTCATTGCGGAAAAAATGGAATCATTAGAACAGGGTGCAGAAGACTATTTCAACTCACTTTCAGCTGATGTCGAAATCATCTATTCGGAATTAGAAAAGCACCATTTACATATTTCAGATCCAGAACTAGTCGTATCAAAAATACAGGCGTTGGCAAAGTAG
- a CDS encoding nucleoside/nucleotide kinase family protein: MKVVAISGISGCGKTSLVKTLSHSLSCPSVLFDDFVDDQTYPKDIKKWVTNGANVLDVETPRMDKALLELVSRSEAEYIFVEEPFGKCREPISALIDKVVLLDMPLEICLSRVIQRNIAQSGLDSSENIKQYLVKYNEFLRDAYIKTNMQTRGTSDLILNKVQSVEALEESVIQWLRAGANYQTF; the protein is encoded by the coding sequence ATGAAAGTAGTAGCAATAAGCGGTATATCTGGATGCGGAAAAACGTCACTCGTTAAAACGTTATCTCATTCTCTGTCGTGCCCCTCCGTTCTCTTCGACGATTTTGTAGATGATCAGACTTATCCAAAAGACATCAAAAAATGGGTGACTAACGGTGCAAATGTCTTAGATGTTGAAACGCCTCGAATGGATAAAGCATTACTGGAATTGGTATCTCGTTCTGAAGCTGAATACATTTTTGTAGAAGAACCGTTTGGAAAATGCAGGGAACCTATTTCCGCGCTAATAGACAAAGTTGTACTGCTGGATATGCCTTTAGAAATCTGCCTTTCTCGCGTTATTCAGAGAAATATAGCGCAATCAGGTTTAGACTCAAGTGAGAATATAAAACAGTATCTGGTCAAATATAATGAGTTTTTAAGGGATGCTTATATTAAGACAAACATGCAAACACGGGGCACAAGCGATTTAATCCTCAATAAAGTGCAATCCGTTGAGGCATTAGAGGAAAGTGTCATCCAGTGGCTCAGGGCAGGTGCGAACTATCAAACGTTTTAA
- the prfB gene encoding peptide chain release factor 2 (programmed frameshift): MFEINPVTNAIKDIRERTDALRGYLDFDAKSERLEEVSRELESPDVWNEPDRAQALGKEKVALEQIVETIHKLDQGTEDVEGLVELAVEAEDEDTFVEAQSELEGLIEQLEVLEFRRMFSGPNDENDCYIDIQSGSGGTEAQDWANMLLRMYLRWGEAHGFKTELIEVSDGDVAGIKSATLRMQGEYAFGWLRTETGVHRLVRKSPFDSGNRRHTSFSSAFVYPEIDDDIDIDINPSDLRIDTYRASGAGGQHVNRTDSAVRITHEPTGIVVQCQNDRSQHKNKDQAMKQLKAKLYEFELQKQNAEKQAMEDSKSDIGWGSQIRSYVLDDSRIKDLRTGVETRNTQAVLDGDLDKFIEASLKSGL; encoded by the exons ATGTTTGAAATAAACCCCGTTACGAATGCGATAAAAGATATCCGCGAGCGCACCGATGCGCTTAGGGGGTATCTT GACTTTGATGCAAAGTCAGAGCGTTTAGAAGAAGTTAGCCGAGAATTAGAAAGCCCTGACGTTTGGAACGAGCCAGACAGAGCGCAGGCGCTTGGCAAAGAGAAAGTAGCCCTAGAGCAGATTGTTGAAACGATCCATAAGCTCGACCAAGGCACAGAAGACGTTGAAGGTCTTGTGGAGTTGGCGGTAGAGGCTGAAGACGAAGACACATTCGTTGAGGCCCAAAGTGAACTTGAAGGCTTAATTGAGCAACTAGAAGTGCTTGAGTTTCGCCGTATGTTTTCTGGCCCCAATGATGAAAACGACTGCTATATTGATATTCAGTCGGGTTCTGGCGGAACAGAGGCGCAAGATTGGGCAAACATGCTGTTACGTATGTATTTGCGTTGGGGCGAAGCCCACGGCTTTAAAACCGAACTGATTGAAGTATCAGACGGTGATGTGGCCGGTATAAAAAGTGCGACGCTTCGTATGCAAGGTGAGTATGCGTTTGGTTGGTTACGTACAGAAACCGGCGTTCACCGCCTTGTGCGTAAGTCGCCGTTTGACTCGGGTAACCGCCGTCATACGTCGTTCTCATCGGCGTTTGTATACCCTGAAATCGACGACGACATTGATATTGACATTAACCCGTCTGATTTGCGTATTGATACTTACCGTGCATCTGGCGCGGGTGGTCAGCACGTAAATAGAACCGACTCAGCGGTGCGTATTACCCACGAGCCAACGGGCATTGTGGTGCAGTGTCAGAACGACCGCTCGCAGCACAAAAATAAAGATCAAGCGATGAAGCAGTTGAAAGCAAAACTTTATGAGTTTGAACTGCAAAAACAAAACGCTGAAAAACAAGCGATGGAAGACAGCAAGTCAGATATCGGCTGGGGAAGTCAGATACGTTCGTATGTATTGGATGACTCTCGCATTAAAGATTTGCGCACTGGCGTGGAAACGCGTAACACTCAAGCCGTGCTAGATGGCGACTTGGACAAATTTATTGAAGCTAGCCTAAAATCTGGGCTGTAA